The DNA window aaaaaaaagaagacaataAATAGAggatatatgataaaaataaactgTTTTAGGTATAAATATCCCCCGACATGAACGAAGGTTTGTCATTTAATATAGACTTTACATCCTTATATATAAAAAGCTCAACCAATGGGAAGTAGACAAGTTATAAATGTAATGTCCAATCCAAGGTCTCAAAAAGTATGCAAATATATGAAAGGAGTACCTTTGTTTCTCTGCAAACGAATATCGAGAGAGGACTATGTTTGTCTCTGGTTCTGCGTGCTACTTGATGCTTTTTATTGACCACTATCTCAAGCGGCACCCATTTCTGTGATTGTATGTTCaatctttatttttctatatcaaACATCTTTTTGCTCCTTTAATTTGATTACTGTCTATTTTAGTGATCTAAATCTCATAAAGTAAACacaatatactaataatatctCTTGTATTCGTAGCcaccatatatataaaatttgggaaacaaaaaaaagaggaagacaatGATTATTGATTGTGTAGTGTTTAATATATGTACATTCATCAGCAGTTAAATATGGGTTAAATTCAAAAGGCTGGACTTAGCTTTGATTATTTGAAGAcccaacaaaaaataatatgatcaaACTACATAAGTGGGCTAGTAATGATTAGCAAAGAACGGGAAGCGAGATCGGCCCAACACTCGCCAGCGATTATTGCTTGCTTTAGGGGTTAAATGTGAAATTAACAAAGTTTATGGGACTAACTTGTCATTCTAGTTCTCCCAAGGGTTTGATTTGtcattttcatctttttttttttttaaaagttccGGTGAAATGCTTTGAAATTCAATCTAGCCgtcgttcttcttcttcatctctcccCCGCCTACTgacttttattcaaatttactGAGAAACACAGTTACGCAGGTAGGTTCAATCTTCGATCAcgatggagatggagatggaggaAGGAGAGGGAACTACAGAGGAGAAGTACGACGTAGACATCGCGACCACGGCTTCTTCACTCGGCGGCTCCGGCGTCTTCCACATCATCAATGACATTATCGGTTTCGTCCTCTATATGCATCAGCAGATCCCTTCGTACGTCGTCTCCCTATTTTCAACTCTTATATATGGTTCGATTCCGTTCTTATTTGATGGTCAATCTGCTGCCATGTATCTGTTcgattaaatttgattttttttttttttttttttatgaagaaTAGAAGATTTCTGGTTATGGATTGGTGTGGATTCAGGTTGGATTAGTGTGAGTTATAGAGATCAAATCTTGGTAGTTGAGTTTATGCTCAAATCCTTAGGGGATATTGAGAAACTTTGAGGCATGTTTCTTCACTATGTTCATCTTTATGCTACACTCCGAAAGGTCTTGTGTAACGCTCGCTCAGATTGATCACACACACTACTTCAAGTTTGatttaagaagaagaagctgtagCATTCTCTTTTATGTATTGGcgtttattattattgtaaatCAAAGTCAAAGCGTTTGGTTTTGGTCACTCTTCTGCTTATTGGTTGGGTTACATGTGTGTGTGCAGGGTATTGCAAGACATGACTCTTGACTTTGATGGATTGCAAACTGAGTTTACTGATCTGGTATGTTGCTCCCTTCTACCCAACCCACTTTTTACTCTACCCCTTGTTTGTTCACTCTCTAAGAAACTTAGGTTGTTAGGAGGCGCATCTTACACAACCAGATGTGAAGCCACTGGTCAGGAGAAAACTATTGAGTAGGAAAAGAGAGGTGAAGCTTGAAATTAAGAAACTCCAGAAACTGATGACCACCATCTCTACTCTCCGAGGCGCCCTCCAGTTATTGATCCGTGAAGCTCCTCACATTCACAGAGTTGTGTTGATTCTTGGTGGTAGTCCTTTACGTCCTCAAAAAGCTTATGAACTGTTATTCACACACGGTGATAATGTTTTGAGCTTTCAAGGTGACTTTTCCAAATGCAAAGCTACTGAATCACTTTCCAAAAAGGTTTTTAATCTTACCTCTTAAGTTCTTGTTACTTGGATCATCTTATCTGCTATTAGAGGTGTAAAAAATGTTAATCTcgtcacttttttttttggctttattATATAGACTATCCGAGCACTGATCTCGACGGGTGCTGGATCAACTTCGTGCCCAGGTAACTTTTGCAGaaatctcaaacttcatcagcAGCATTATTAACCGTGAGGCCAACTGTGGTGTAGACTGTTAAATTGTTTCATTTCGTTTTTCTTCTGAATTGCAGGCCCAATGAGGCTCTTTATATTGGTTCAAGCTCCAGCTTCTCTGAATCTTCCCCAACATTTCCTTCCTAAACGTGACTTCAGATACAACAGAAAGGTATAGAGACTTGTGCTAGTTTCTATATTAGCTCCTCATACACTACACATCCAAGTAAAAATTTGGATTTCGATCACACCTTGCAAAAATGTTCTTTGTTATTGCAGTTTGTGCCTCTAAAGCTGCGGTTCAAGTGCAAAACTCAAGATAATGAGACAAATGTTCCGTTCAATACTGACACAAATGATCTAATATGGTAATTCCCTTTTCATCTTCTCCACTTACAGACTGAATAAGTACAGTTACTCATCGGAGGATCATCTTGATAATCCCCATCGGGTTTCACTGCAGGTTTCAGTGTCGACATGTGATAAAGGGCTTAGCTTTCCAGCAACCAGTCGAAGAATAATAAGACttttgagtttttgtttctgtctGTTGCAACTACTACACTCTATCACTTGTCTTCTAATCCAGTCATGTACTCTTTTATGGGTTTATTAACACCTTTCTAAACTTTCCTGCcacatttaaaagaaaatctagCGATTGTGTAATATTTGCATTCTTTTTAAGTCTATTCCTTGAAAGTAAAAATAACGAGTGGTTAGAatatgaagaaaacaaaaaatataggGGTCAAAACACAAATGTCTCTTCTATTTCTTTCAATTCTTATGCTTAACAAGACCACTCGCAGATCGTTCCTTCTCCTCTCAAGCTGATACAGCTCCTCTCTCAGTCGTTAACCTTCCATTCTCGCCGGTAATCTTTCACTTTTTCTCGTTAAGTGTTCCAACTCGAATCTCGCCGTTAAACTTTATTTGTATTGTAGCTCGAATCGCCTGTTTGATCACTCAAATTCgagttttaggttttttttaaagtttgctAAGTGTTGATCCGATTTCGATTTTGTTAGGTCCTTTCAacggagaggaggaggaggaggaagaaaagATGATCTTCAAAATCGAAGACGTAACCGTCTAC is part of the Raphanus sativus cultivar WK10039 unplaced genomic scaffold, ASM80110v3 Scaffold4034, whole genome shotgun sequence genome and encodes:
- the LOC130507107 gene encoding uncharacterized protein LOC130507107 isoform X4, which gives rise to MDWCGFRVLQDMTLDFDGLQTEFTDLEAHLTQPDVKPLVRRKLLSRKREVKLEIKKLQKLMTTISTLRGALQLLIREAPHIHRVVLILGGSPLRPQKAYELLFTHGDNVLSFQGDFSKCKATESLSKKTIRALISTGAGSTSCPGPMRLFILVQAPASLNLPQHFLPKRDFRYNRKFVPLKLRFKCKTQDNETNVPFNTDTNDLIWFQCRHVIKGLAFQQPVEE
- the LOC130507107 gene encoding uncharacterized protein LOC130507107 isoform X2, whose product is MEMEMEEGEGTTEEKYDVDIATTASSLGGSGVFHIINDIIGFVLYMHQQIPSVLQDMTLDFDGLQTEFTDLEAHLTQPDVKPLVRRKLLSRKREVKLEIKKLQKLMTTISTLRGALQLLIREAPHIHRVVLILGGSPLRPQKAYELLFTHGDNVLSFQGDFSKCKATESLSKKTIRALISTGAGSTSCPGPMRLFILVQAPASLNLPQHFLPKRDFRYNRKFVPLKLRFKCKTQDNETNVPFNTDTNDLIWFQCRHVIKGLAFQQPVEE
- the LOC130507107 gene encoding uncharacterized protein LOC130507107 isoform X5 yields the protein MVLQDMTLDFDGLQTEFTDLEAHLTQPDVKPLVRRKLLSRKREVKLEIKKLQKLMTTISTLRGALQLLIREAPHIHRVVLILGGSPLRPQKAYELLFTHGDNVLSFQGDFSKCKATESLSKKTIRALISTGAGSTSCPGPMRLFILVQAPASLNLPQHFLPKRDFRYNRKFVPLKLRFKCKTQDNETNVPFNTDTNDLIWFQCRHVIKGLAFQQPVEE
- the LOC130507107 gene encoding uncharacterized protein LOC130507107 isoform X3; its protein translation is MTLSVSSSICISRSLRTSSPYFQLLYMKISGYGLVWIQVGLVVLQDMTLDFDGLQTEFTDLEAHLTQPDVKPLVRRKLLSRKREVKLEIKKLQKLMTTISTLRGALQLLIREAPHIHRVVLILGGSPLRPQKAYELLFTHGDNVLSFQGDFSKCKATESLSKKTIRALISTGAGSTSCPGPMRLFILVQAPASLNLPQHFLPKRDFRYNRKFVPLKLRFKCKTQDNETNVPFNTDTNDLIWFQCRHVIKGLAFQQPVEE
- the LOC130507107 gene encoding uncharacterized protein LOC130507107 isoform X1, whose translation is MEMEMEEGEGTTEEKYDVDIATTASSLGGSGVFHIINDIIGFVLYMHQQIPSRFLVMDWCGFRVLQDMTLDFDGLQTEFTDLEAHLTQPDVKPLVRRKLLSRKREVKLEIKKLQKLMTTISTLRGALQLLIREAPHIHRVVLILGGSPLRPQKAYELLFTHGDNVLSFQGDFSKCKATESLSKKTIRALISTGAGSTSCPGPMRLFILVQAPASLNLPQHFLPKRDFRYNRKFVPLKLRFKCKTQDNETNVPFNTDTNDLIWFQCRHVIKGLAFQQPVEE